In Panacibacter ginsenosidivorans, the following proteins share a genomic window:
- a CDS encoding M57 family metalloprotease — translation MKMNLKSLLACVALSSMLLSCQKQDKSPATSQNGIPSEVINQIAAKGFNTEGVIAVNGGYVVEGDIFLSYQDLTNLNIGPDLRVGEEEQYHTTNLITGLPRTITISVEGLDPIWTIATDSAVARYNLLGMRLTFQRVSSGGRIRVVGHDLGGNGVLGQSSGFPNAAGNPPDSITLNNRPGTFGTNPSVQWLATIVAHEMGHTIGFRHTDYKNRKYSCGGIRYNEGKAGVGAIWIPGTPTGPRDPNSWMLACTDGSNRPFNPNDLIALNYLYH, via the coding sequence ATGAAAATGAATCTAAAATCACTGCTCGCCTGTGTGGCACTAAGTTCAATGCTTTTGTCCTGTCAGAAACAGGATAAATCACCTGCAACTTCTCAAAATGGTATCCCTTCTGAAGTAATCAATCAAATCGCTGCAAAGGGTTTCAACACTGAAGGTGTGATTGCGGTAAATGGTGGTTATGTGGTAGAAGGAGATATATTTTTATCTTATCAGGATTTAACTAACCTCAATATTGGACCGGATTTGAGAGTTGGCGAAGAAGAGCAATATCACACTACAAATCTCATTACTGGTCTGCCACGCACCATTACTATTTCCGTAGAAGGTCTTGATCCTATCTGGACTATAGCAACAGACAGTGCTGTTGCAAGATATAACCTTTTAGGTATGCGCCTGACTTTTCAACGTGTATCTTCAGGAGGAAGAATAAGGGTGGTTGGTCATGATCTGGGAGGCAATGGTGTATTGGGTCAATCATCTGGCTTTCCTAATGCTGCAGGTAATCCTCCCGATTCTATTACCTTAAACAACCGTCCGGGTACTTTTGGTACAAATCCAAGTGTACAATGGCTGGCAACAATTGTAGCACATGAAATGGGCCATACTATAGGTTTCCGTCATACAGATTATAAAAATCGTAAGTACAGTTGTGGTGGGATAAGATATAATGAAGGTAAAGCTGGTGTTGGTGCTATCTGGATCCCGGGAACACCAACCGGTCCAAGAGATCCAAATAGCTGGATGCTTGCATGTACAGATGGTTCTAACCGTCCATTTAATCCTAATGATTTGATAGCACTGAATTATTTATATCATTAA
- a CDS encoding EVE domain-containing protein translates to MAYWLVKSEPFKYSYEQLEKDKQTFWDGVRNYAARINLRAMKKGDEVLFYHSNEGLAIVGIAKVAKEAYQDPTTDDEAWVAVDLKPYKKIKKPVTLEQVKADKRLKDMALVRLGRLSVQPVTDDEWKIIMELGGMK, encoded by the coding sequence ATGGCATATTGGTTAGTAAAAAGCGAGCCTTTCAAATACAGTTACGAACAACTGGAAAAAGACAAACAAACATTTTGGGATGGTGTAAGAAATTACGCAGCACGCATCAATTTGAGAGCAATGAAAAAAGGTGATGAAGTTTTGTTTTATCACAGCAATGAAGGCCTTGCAATTGTAGGTATAGCAAAGGTTGCAAAAGAAGCCTACCAGGATCCGACAACAGATGATGAAGCCTGGGTTGCCGTTGATCTTAAGCCATATAAAAAAATAAAAAAGCCTGTAACACTCGAACAGGTAAAAGCAGACAAGCGTTTAAAAGATATGGCGCTCGTACGCCTTGGAAGATTAAGTGTACAGCCTGTGACAGATGATGAGTGGAAAATAATTATGGAGCTTGGTGGCATGAAATAA
- a CDS encoding DUF4349 domain-containing protein — MSVADVQLKEVAELKPSLPLEEKELNKTVAGIAATDTSSNAASSSNDSILNSGGPTNIDWDKKIIKNAHVTLELKDYNAYNSSLHNKLKSYGAYIAQEQETESDDQIANDITIKVPVEKFDDLMNSLPGDGIKVLEKTISTEDVTGEVVDTKARIEAKKEVRARYLDLLKQAKSMKDILEVQDEINGIQEDIESASGRVNYLTHAAAYSTINLKYYQFLNGIASKDIKPGFLSNVSEAFKTGSSVITNLILFFISIWPLVIAGILLIFYYQKLRLKKSLAHVPSNVQNAQVSDTTAAQ; from the coding sequence ATGTCTGTTGCTGATGTTCAATTAAAGGAAGTCGCAGAGTTAAAACCTTCACTTCCATTAGAAGAGAAGGAACTTAACAAAACAGTCGCAGGAATAGCAGCAACAGATACATCATCAAACGCTGCATCATCTTCAAATGACAGCATCCTAAATTCTGGCGGTCCAACAAATATTGACTGGGATAAAAAGATCATCAAGAATGCACATGTAACATTGGAACTAAAAGATTACAATGCATACAACAGTTCATTGCATAATAAACTAAAAAGTTATGGTGCATACATTGCGCAGGAACAAGAAACAGAATCTGATGATCAGATAGCAAATGATATAACGATCAAAGTCCCTGTAGAGAAGTTTGATGATCTTATGAATTCTCTTCCCGGCGATGGTATAAAAGTTTTAGAAAAAACAATTTCAACAGAAGATGTAACAGGCGAAGTTGTTGATACAAAAGCACGAATAGAAGCAAAGAAAGAAGTACGTGCAAGATATCTTGATCTTTTAAAGCAGGCTAAAAGTATGAAAGATATTCTTGAAGTACAGGATGAAATAAACGGCATACAGGAAGATATTGAATCAGCATCTGGCAGGGTAAATTATCTTACACATGCTGCTGCTTACAGCACTATTAATCTGAAGTATTATCAGTTCTTAAATGGCATTGCTTCTAAAGATATTAAACCGGGTTTTCTTAGCAATGTTAGCGAAGCATTTAAAACTGGTTCTTCTGTTATCACCAATCTTATTTTGTTTTTTATTTCTATCTGGCCGCTCGTAATTGCAGGTATATTACTCATCTTTTATTATCAGAAATTGCGTTTAAAGAAATCACTTGCGCATGTGCCGAGTAATGTTCAGAACGCACAAGTGAGTGACACAACCGCAGCTCAATAG
- a CDS encoding SIR2 family NAD-dependent protein deacylase, translating to MAKKKLVVLTGAGISAESGLRTFRDSDGLWEGYNIEDVATPRAWKRNPQLVLEFYNVRRRDVTKAQPNAAHIGLAELEKDFDVHIITQNIDDLHERAGSTNVLHLHGEIFKMRSEKRMSPVHEIREDILMGQTDTDGGQFRPHIVWFEEPVPMIEIAAEVASMAEIFVVVGTSLVVYPAAGLVNYAPHGIPKFIVDKKIPYTSSSTQNITAIELPATEGVRQLQEKLKAFL from the coding sequence ATGGCTAAGAAAAAATTGGTAGTACTTACCGGCGCAGGCATAAGCGCTGAAAGTGGCTTAAGAACTTTTCGCGACAGCGATGGTTTGTGGGAGGGTTACAACATTGAAGATGTGGCTACGCCGCGTGCATGGAAACGCAACCCGCAATTGGTGCTGGAGTTTTATAATGTGCGCAGGAGAGATGTGACAAAAGCGCAACCAAATGCGGCGCACATTGGTTTGGCAGAGCTGGAAAAAGATTTTGATGTGCACATTATAACGCAGAACATAGATGATCTGCATGAGCGTGCAGGTTCAACGAATGTGTTGCATTTGCATGGAGAAATTTTTAAGATGCGCAGTGAAAAAAGAATGAGCCCTGTGCATGAAATTCGCGAAGATATTTTGATGGGGCAAACAGATACAGATGGCGGGCAATTTCGTCCGCACATTGTTTGGTTCGAAGAGCCCGTGCCCATGATAGAGATAGCTGCAGAGGTTGCAAGCATGGCAGAAATATTTGTTGTGGTGGGCACATCGCTGGTGGTTTACCCGGCTGCAGGGTTGGTAAATTATGCGCCGCATGGCATTCCAAAATTTATTGTTGATAAAAAAATTCCCTACACATCATCGTCTACGCAAAATATTACTGCTATCGAATTGCCGGCTACGGAAGGAGTGAGGCAATTGCAGGAAAAGTTGAAAGCATTTTTATGA
- a CDS encoding cupin domain-containing protein, with protein sequence MEKFHIILAEAVAKLTKETQRHFTVMLKHGSMSIEYFSPQKIDTQTPHKQDEIYIIAKGSGTFNGNGERVSFNVGDVLFVPAGMEHRFENFTDDFATWVIFYGKEGGEATK encoded by the coding sequence ATGGAAAAGTTTCACATTATCCTCGCCGAAGCTGTTGCAAAGCTTACAAAAGAAACACAAAGACATTTTACAGTCATGTTAAAACATGGCAGTATGAGTATTGAATATTTCTCTCCACAAAAAATAGATACGCAAACACCACACAAGCAGGATGAGATCTATATAATTGCCAAAGGCTCGGGTACATTTAACGGTAATGGTGAAAGAGTTTCATTCAATGTAGGCGATGTATTATTCGTTCCTGCCGGTATGGAGCACCGTTTTGAAAATTTTACCGATGATTTTGCTACCTGGGTTATCTTTTATGGTAAAGAAGGCGGGGAAGCAACAAAGTGA
- a CDS encoding saccharopine dehydrogenase C-terminal domain-containing protein — translation MAGIKHIVLFGAGKSATVLIDYLKNIATENIWKVTVADSNLEVVKAKVGEHDLVKPAQVNIENEEQRKALITQADIVISMMPPNLHFLVALDCIELGKNLLTASYVSESINALQDQIEKKGLLFLCEMGLDPGIDHMSAMQIFHRIKEDGGKITSFKSHCGGLVAPESDTNPWHYKISWNPRNVVLAGKAGADYKEDGKEVHLPYAELFNAEKIVEVPEHGIFAYYANRDSLAYEKLYGLDHINTLMRTTLRHPEFNFGWKNIVDLKLTDEEKVYETDGMSVAAFFKQHFEKNGFSDWLNNMLTSKLDYAKTMMEKLMQLMEAEEKANEAGESGDEEIMMIDEKGSLTTLDIDEVKDKAAESVAGKMHEANLSMKQLFFLGLDDDETMINKGLCSAADVLQFILEKKWALQPEDKDMIVMMHEIGYELNGTHKEIKSSLVLQGDDSIHTAMAKTVGLPLGIAAKLILEGKIKEKGLHIPVSPEIYEPVLEELKQHGIIFNETEE, via the coding sequence ATGGCTGGTATAAAACATATTGTTTTGTTTGGTGCAGGCAAGTCTGCAACCGTTTTAATAGATTATTTAAAAAATATTGCTACTGAAAATATCTGGAAGGTTACGGTTGCAGATAGTAACCTCGAAGTTGTTAAGGCAAAAGTTGGCGAACATGATCTTGTAAAACCAGCGCAGGTAAATATTGAGAATGAAGAACAACGAAAAGCACTAATTACACAGGCAGATATTGTGATCTCTATGATGCCGCCCAATCTTCATTTTCTTGTTGCGTTGGATTGTATTGAACTTGGTAAAAATTTATTAACCGCTTCTTATGTAAGTGAATCAATCAATGCGTTGCAAGACCAGATTGAAAAGAAAGGATTGCTCTTCTTATGCGAAATGGGTCTTGATCCCGGTATTGATCACATGAGCGCTATGCAAATTTTTCATCGCATAAAAGAAGATGGCGGAAAAATAACTTCTTTCAAATCTCATTGCGGTGGTTTGGTTGCACCTGAAAGTGATACCAATCCATGGCATTATAAAATAAGCTGGAACCCACGCAACGTGGTGCTTGCAGGCAAAGCCGGTGCGGATTATAAAGAGGATGGAAAAGAAGTTCATCTCCCCTACGCAGAATTATTCAATGCAGAAAAAATTGTTGAAGTTCCTGAACATGGCATATTCGCTTACTATGCAAACCGTGATTCGCTTGCTTACGAAAAATTGTACGGGCTTGATCACATCAACACATTAATGCGCACAACACTCCGTCATCCTGAATTTAATTTCGGCTGGAAAAACATTGTTGATCTTAAACTGACTGATGAAGAAAAAGTGTATGAAACAGATGGCATGTCTGTGGCCGCTTTCTTCAAACAACATTTTGAAAAAAATGGTTTCAGCGATTGGTTGAATAATATGCTTACCAGCAAACTTGATTATGCGAAGACGATGATGGAAAAATTAATGCAGTTAATGGAAGCAGAAGAAAAAGCAAACGAAGCTGGCGAATCTGGTGATGAAGAGATCATGATGATAGACGAAAAAGGTTCGCTTACAACACTCGATATTGATGAAGTAAAAGATAAAGCCGCAGAATCTGTTGCCGGTAAAATGCACGAAGCCAATCTTAGTATGAAGCAATTGTTTTTCCTCGGGCTTGATGATGATGAAACCATGATCAACAAAGGCTTATGCAGCGCCGCAGATGTGTTGCAATTTATTCTTGAAAAGAAATGGGCATTGCAACCTGAAGACAAAGACATGATCGTGATGATGCATGAAATTGGTTACGAACTCAACGGCACACATAAAGAAATCAAGAGCAGCCTTGTATTGCAGGGCGACGACAGTATACACACCGCTATGGCAAAAACGGTTGGCTTGCCCCTGGGCATTGCCGCCAAACTTATTCTCGAAGGCAAGATCAAAGAGAAAGGCTTGCACATTCCCGTTAGCCCTGAAATTTATGAACCGGTGTTGGAAGAGCTAAAACAGCATGGCATTATCTTCAACGAAACAGAAGAATAA
- a CDS encoding DUF4339 domain-containing protein, producing the protein MKQYRLLRDNKETGPYAAEELIQMGLKKYDLVWVEGRSAAWRYPCEIEAFKPYVPPVEEQPFDRFYKKPSASSAQQPTPTVTTTETPVLAATVVKKEKPRFRVKADSHKIETIVTTVVNPAFQPGPIIQPQSFSYTQHNAEPEPVKQSQPVSYNTYTEPVKQSQPVQTNNNPAWENMWLDWEQEKKAVSNASVSYQTVNDRIKHIGEEELLETKFSQSLDDIAGQYADSLLARKKSAGGFEKYKSHLTAAVLLIAILAAGMWVGLKWSDKTGYIEAKNNQPQQDIQLIPNETAPNENTTENTEAVVDNAPKQEENVEVSQPVKNKKQSIVTPAVARNTKPAVIASQRNNVVSATNTVAKTQKINTVAKTAVQTVAPVQKNYQPSVTEANGARSSVKRNEIENTAKEPATQQPVANNEVKRQVKKAASIDDYVDVESYPVSSGVQYNLSNISDVSLDLVVLDLQYFDATGKYLKGETLTVKNIEAGGSIKVNAPQNAKAAGIKYKVSMISSAQNDLNIIAD; encoded by the coding sequence ATGAAACAGTACCGTCTTTTACGCGACAACAAAGAAACAGGACCTTATGCTGCTGAAGAACTCATCCAAATGGGTTTAAAGAAATATGATCTTGTTTGGGTGGAAGGCAGAAGTGCTGCCTGGCGTTACCCCTGCGAGATAGAAGCATTCAAACCTTATGTACCGCCAGTAGAGGAACAGCCTTTCGATAGATTTTATAAAAAGCCTTCAGCAAGTTCTGCACAACAACCTACACCAACTGTTACTACAACTGAAACCCCCGTTTTGGCTGCAACAGTAGTCAAGAAAGAAAAACCGCGTTTCAGGGTAAAAGCTGATTCACACAAAATAGAAACTATTGTAACAACTGTGGTTAACCCTGCATTTCAACCAGGGCCAATCATACAACCCCAATCTTTTTCATATACTCAGCATAATGCAGAGCCAGAGCCTGTAAAGCAATCTCAGCCTGTTTCGTACAACACATATACAGAACCTGTAAAACAATCACAACCGGTTCAAACAAATAATAACCCGGCATGGGAAAACATGTGGCTCGACTGGGAACAGGAAAAGAAAGCCGTTTCAAATGCATCTGTTTCTTACCAAACGGTGAATGACCGAATAAAACATATTGGTGAAGAAGAGCTTTTAGAAACAAAATTTTCTCAATCACTTGATGATATTGCAGGACAATATGCCGACAGTTTATTGGCCCGGAAAAAATCGGCAGGCGGGTTTGAAAAATACAAGTCCCATTTAACAGCAGCAGTTTTACTAATTGCAATTCTTGCAGCCGGCATGTGGGTTGGTTTAAAATGGAGTGATAAAACAGGTTATATAGAAGCCAAGAATAATCAACCACAACAGGATATTCAGCTTATACCAAATGAAACGGCGCCAAATGAAAATACAACAGAAAATACTGAGGCTGTCGTTGATAACGCTCCAAAACAAGAGGAAAACGTGGAAGTAAGCCAACCGGTTAAAAATAAAAAGCAATCAATTGTGACTCCAGCCGTTGCAAGAAATACCAAACCAGCGGTTATCGCTTCGCAAAGAAATAATGTTGTTTCAGCAACAAATACTGTTGCAAAGACACAAAAAATAAATACAGTTGCAAAGACTGCAGTGCAAACTGTGGCGCCTGTTCAAAAGAATTACCAGCCTTCGGTTACAGAAGCGAATGGTGCAAGAAGTTCTGTGAAAAGAAATGAAATTGAAAATACTGCAAAAGAACCTGCAACGCAACAGCCAGTTGCAAACAATGAAGTAAAAAGACAGGTAAAAAAAGCAGCATCAATTGACGATTATGTTGATGTTGAATCTTACCCTGTTTCCAGCGGTGTTCAATATAATCTTTCAAATATAAGTGATGTATCACTGGATCTTGTAGTACTTGATTTGCAGTATTTTGATGCCACCGGCAAATATTTGAAAGGTGAAACACTTACTGTAAAGAATATTGAAGCAGGTGGAAGTATTAAGGTAAATGCACCTCAAAATGCAAAAGCCGCAGGCATTAAGTATAAAGTTTCAATGATCAGTTCTGCACAAAATGACCTGAATATTATTGCCGATTAA
- the gyrA gene encoding DNA gyrase subunit A — protein MQSRKKRVQQKYFTTRMEENLLPEQTSDNDRIIQVNIEEQMKTAYIDYSMSVIVGRALPDVRDGFKPVHRRVLFGMNELGNNSNKAYKKSARIVGEVMGKFHPHGDASIYDTLVRMAQEWTMRYTMVDGQGNFGNQDGDMPAAMRYTEVRLHKIAEAMLEDIDKDTVDFQLNFDDSLQEPTVLPSRIPQLLVNGSSGIAVGMATNMMPHNLSESIDGCVAYIDDKNITAEDLIKYVKAPDFPTGGVIYGMEGVRQGLLTGRGRVVLRGKCHIDTKASGREQIIITEVPYQVNRDTLTDRIGQLVNEKIVEGIAHVNNESNNREGTRIVVDLKRDAVANVVINQIYKYTELQTSYGINNVALVKGRPKILNVRDLISEFVEFRMEVVTRRAQFDLKKARERAHILQGYLIALDHLDEVIRLIRSSATPDLAKDNLINAGWGIDEIQAKAILELRLQRLTGMERDKIKEEFDNLMKLIASLEELLGSEQLRYELIKKELLEIKEKFGDARKTEIQYLADEMRIEDLIEEEDVVITISHLGYIKRTSASEYRQQRRGGRGAVGSKTREEDFVEHLFVGSTHDTMMFFTQQGRCYWLKVYEVPEGEKQSKGRAIQNLIQIPPDDKVKAIINVRNFEDKEYNSNHFIILCTRKGVIKKTYLEDFSRPRANGVNAINIIEGDELIEARMTDGNSEIMMAVKSGRAIRFPEEKVRPTGRGAIGVTGIEVDDETDEVIGMICVNKGETEKTVLVVSEKGFGKRTSVDEYRITNRGGKGVKTINVTEKTGKLVGILDVSEKEDLIITCKSGITLRTGISSIKEAGRATQGVILIRLDNGDEIAAVSKIEEQEINGKHEETGNSESNESNDNQSETTNTQ, from the coding sequence TTGCAATCCCGCAAAAAAAGGGTTCAACAGAAGTATTTTACAACACGTATGGAAGAGAATCTATTGCCAGAGCAAACCAGTGATAACGATCGCATTATCCAGGTAAATATTGAAGAGCAGATGAAGACTGCTTACATTGATTATTCAATGTCAGTTATAGTTGGCCGCGCATTACCCGATGTAAGAGATGGGTTTAAACCTGTACACAGGAGGGTTTTATTTGGAATGAATGAGCTGGGAAACAACAGCAACAAGGCTTATAAAAAATCAGCACGTATAGTAGGTGAGGTAATGGGTAAGTTTCATCCGCATGGTGATGCATCCATTTACGACACATTGGTGCGTATGGCGCAGGAGTGGACCATGCGATACACGATGGTGGATGGCCAGGGTAACTTTGGTAACCAGGATGGAGACATGCCTGCTGCCATGCGTTATACTGAGGTTCGTCTCCACAAGATTGCGGAAGCCATGCTGGAGGATATTGATAAGGATACAGTTGACTTTCAACTAAACTTTGATGATTCTTTGCAGGAACCAACTGTACTTCCATCAAGAATTCCGCAACTTCTGGTAAATGGTAGCAGTGGTATCGCTGTTGGCATGGCAACGAATATGATGCCGCATAATCTCAGTGAATCTATCGATGGTTGTGTTGCCTATATTGATGATAAAAATATTACAGCAGAAGACCTGATTAAATATGTAAAGGCACCTGATTTTCCAACAGGTGGCGTAATCTATGGAATGGAAGGTGTAAGACAGGGCTTACTTACAGGGCGTGGAAGGGTAGTTCTTCGTGGTAAATGTCATATTGATACAAAAGCCAGCGGACGTGAGCAGATCATTATTACAGAAGTGCCATACCAGGTAAACAGGGATACGCTTACAGACCGTATTGGTCAATTAGTAAATGAAAAAATAGTTGAGGGTATTGCCCATGTAAACAACGAAAGCAATAACAGGGAAGGTACCCGCATTGTTGTTGATCTTAAGCGTGATGCAGTAGCCAACGTAGTTATCAATCAAATATATAAATACACTGAATTACAGACCAGTTATGGTATTAATAATGTGGCTCTTGTAAAAGGCAGGCCAAAGATTCTGAATGTAAGAGATCTAATAAGTGAATTTGTAGAATTCAGAATGGAGGTTGTAACAAGAAGGGCACAGTTCGATCTTAAAAAAGCAAGAGAAAGAGCACATATTTTGCAGGGTTATCTCATAGCATTGGATCATTTGGATGAAGTGATCAGATTAATCAGAAGCTCAGCTACACCAGATCTCGCAAAAGATAACCTGATAAATGCTGGTTGGGGTATTGATGAAATTCAGGCGAAAGCAATTTTAGAATTACGTCTCCAAAGGTTAACTGGAATGGAGCGTGATAAAATCAAAGAAGAGTTTGATAACCTGATGAAATTGATTGCCAGCCTGGAAGAATTATTAGGCAGTGAACAACTTAGATATGAGTTAATTAAAAAAGAGTTATTAGAGATAAAAGAAAAGTTTGGAGATGCCAGGAAGACTGAGATTCAATACCTGGCAGATGAGATGAGGATTGAAGATCTTATTGAAGAAGAGGATGTTGTGATAACTATTTCTCATTTAGGTTATATCAAAAGAACATCGGCTTCCGAATATCGTCAACAACGCAGAGGTGGAAGGGGTGCAGTTGGAAGTAAAACAAGAGAAGAAGATTTTGTAGAACATTTGTTCGTAGGATCTACACATGATACAATGATGTTCTTCACGCAACAAGGACGTTGTTATTGGCTTAAAGTTTATGAGGTTCCGGAGGGTGAAAAACAAAGTAAAGGCAGGGCTATACAAAATCTTATTCAAATACCACCGGACGATAAAGTAAAAGCTATTATTAATGTCAGGAATTTTGAAGACAAAGAATATAACAGTAACCATTTTATTATACTTTGTACCAGGAAAGGCGTGATAAAGAAGACTTACCTGGAAGATTTTAGCAGACCAAGAGCAAATGGTGTAAACGCCATTAATATTATTGAAGGAGATGAGTTGATTGAAGCTCGTATGACCGATGGCAATTCTGAAATAATGATGGCTGTAAAAAGTGGACGTGCCATTCGTTTTCCCGAAGAAAAAGTAAGACCAACAGGGAGAGGGGCTATTGGTGTAACGGGTATAGAAGTTGATGATGAAACAGATGAAGTGATTGGCATGATATGTGTCAATAAAGGCGAAACAGAAAAAACAGTACTTGTAGTAAGCGAAAAGGGGTTTGGTAAAAGAACTTCCGTAGACGAATATAGAATTACTAACCGCGGGGGAAAGGGTGTGAAAACTATCAACGTTACTGAAAAAACTGGTAAGCTTGTAGGTATTTTAGATGTTAGCGAAAAAGAGGATTTAATTATTACATGTAAATCTGGCATAACTTTAAGAACTGGTATATCAAGCATAAAAGAAGCAGGTAGAGCTACCCAAGGAGTTATTCTCATAAGGCTTGATAATGGAGATGAAATAGCTGCAGTTTCAAAAATTGAAGAGCAGGAAATAAACGGTAAACATGAAGAGACCGGGAATAGCGAAAGCAATGAATCAAATGATAATCAATCTGAAACAACAAATACTCAATAA
- the recF gene encoding DNA replication/repair protein RecF (All proteins in this family for which functions are known are DNA-binding proteins that assist the filamentation of RecA onto DNA for the initiation of recombination or recombinational repair.): MIHLNSISLTQFRNYLFHQFKFSERIIAICGKNGTGKTNMLDAIYYLCFTKSYFSKPDAQSAYQSLRGFRLEGNFLKDNVENDIVCILRETNKKEFYLNGEVCKKFSSYIGKFPCVFIAPDDVQLITEGSEIRRNFVDMIISQIEPGYLQHLIDYKKLLEERNSLLKSAAEKNYLDETLLDILDEQLVKTGHKIFETRNVFLQSFLPLVLQVYKDIAGENDVIHVNYYSQLLRVSFEELLQQNRQRDIYLQRTGYGIHKDDLEITMLELPFKNLASQGQRKSLLFALKLAEFTILKEKKGFAPLLLLDDIFEKLDDQRMNNLLHKVCIEEKGQVFITDTHKKRLEEALTKLLVTFQLLEL; this comes from the coding sequence ATGATTCATTTAAATAGCATATCTCTCACACAGTTCAGAAATTATTTATTTCATCAATTCAAATTCTCTGAAAGGATAATTGCTATTTGTGGAAAAAATGGAACCGGTAAAACAAACATGCTTGATGCAATATATTATCTCTGCTTTACTAAAAGTTATTTTTCAAAGCCAGATGCACAAAGCGCTTACCAGAGTCTCCGTGGTTTTCGCTTGGAAGGAAATTTTTTAAAAGACAATGTAGAGAATGACATTGTTTGTATACTTAGAGAAACTAATAAAAAAGAATTTTATTTAAATGGCGAAGTATGCAAAAAATTCTCTTCATATATCGGAAAATTTCCTTGTGTATTTATTGCACCCGACGACGTGCAGCTTATTACGGAAGGCAGCGAAATCCGTCGCAATTTTGTGGATATGATTATTTCACAGATAGAGCCTGGATATCTGCAACATCTAATTGATTATAAAAAGTTGCTTGAAGAACGCAACAGCCTGCTAAAATCCGCAGCTGAAAAAAATTACCTGGATGAGACTTTACTGGACATTTTAGATGAGCAACTTGTAAAAACTGGCCACAAAATATTTGAAACCAGAAATGTATTTCTGCAATCTTTTCTTCCGCTTGTACTCCAGGTATATAAAGATATAGCTGGGGAAAATGATGTAATTCATGTAAATTATTATAGCCAATTACTCCGGGTTTCTTTTGAAGAATTGTTACAACAAAACCGTCAACGAGATATATACCTGCAACGCACCGGCTATGGTATACATAAAGACGATCTGGAAATAACCATGCTGGAGCTACCATTTAAAAACCTTGCTTCTCAGGGGCAGCGTAAAAGTCTTTTGTTTGCGCTTAAACTGGCTGAATTTACCATATTAAAAGAAAAAAAAGGGTTTGCTCCTCTTCTTTTACTTGATGATATTTTTGAAAAGCTTGATGATCAGCGCATGAACAACCTGTTACATAAAGTTTGTATTGAAGAAAAAGGTCAGGTATTTATAACTGATACACATAAAAAAAGACTTGAAGAAGCTTTAACTAAATTATTGGTAACCTTTCAATTATTGGAATTGTGA